From Medicago truncatula cultivar Jemalong A17 chromosome 7, MtrunA17r5.0-ANR, whole genome shotgun sequence, a single genomic window includes:
- the LOC11426932 gene encoding F-box/kelch-repeat protein At3g23880, which produces MRPILVSSSTPPPHCVSTIMTPVTPVVLPDDLIAELLSFLPVKSLVRLKCVSKSWKSLISDPSFVKLHLNRSSTRNPLFTIGTLHIAAIPIAAIPIDDVDDRGLEVGYSVVPYSLNCLIQNPLFTLSVDPYHHLGDKECSLMIGSCNGLILLAGGDSQLGYFRLWNPATMTISPNFGYFVRFHGSATHPFPFLGYYNFTFGCDNSTGTYKIVASNYNPDRQHRMNVRILSFGDNVWREIQSFPVVPIHSYFGENDVHNAVYLSSTLNWLAIHNDFDYDIKNLRVEQFVIVSLDLGTETYNQYRLPRDFDEMPSALPIVAVLGGFLCCSYFYKETDFLIWQMKELGNDNSWTQFLKISYQNLQINHDYFGDEEFNHEKIKYHFQLVPLLLSEDADTLVFKNSQESHPILYNWRENRVEQTKVTTSSTIINDNGSSNSTFWCSTKVYFESLVSIF; this is translated from the coding sequence ATGAGACCTATTTTGGTTTCATCCTCAACGCCGCCACCCCACTGCGTTTCCACGATCATGACTCCGGTGACGCCGGTGGTCCTTCCTGACGATCTCATCGCAGAGTTACTTTCCTTCCTTCCCGTCAAATCTCTTGTTCGACTCAAATGTGTTAGCAAGTCTTGGAAATCCCTAATCTCTGATCCCAGCTTTGTGAAATTACACCTCAATCGATCTTCAACAAGAAATCCACTCTTCACAATAGGCACGCTGCACATCGCAGCTATCCCCATCGCAGCTATCCCCATCGATGATGTTGACGACCGTGGATTGGAGGTGGGTTACAGTGTCGTTCCTTACTCGTTAAACTGTTTAATTCAAAACCCGTTGTTCACCCTTTCGGTCGATCCTTACCATCATTTGGGTGATAAAGAATGTTCTTTAATGATTGGTAGCTGCAATGGATTGATTCTTTTGGCTGGCGGTGATTCTCAATTGGGATATTTTCGTCTATGGAACCCAGCCACAATGACAATATCTCCAAATTTTGGGTATTTTGTCCGTTTCCATGGCAGTGCAACCCACCCTTTCCCGTTTCTTGGCTATTACAATTTCACCTTTGGATGTGATAATTCTACTGGCACTTATAAGATAGTGGCATCCAATTACAATCCAGATCGACAACACAGAATGAATGTGAGAATTCTCAGTTTTGGAGATAATGTTTGGAGAGAGATTCAAAGTTTCCCCGTTGTTCCTATTCATTCGTACTTTGGTGAAAATGATGTGCATAATGCTGTGTATTTGAGTAGCACTCTTAATTGGTTGGCTATTCACAATGACTTTGACTATGATATTAAGAATCTTAGAGTTGAGCAGTTTGTTATTGTTTCACTCGATTTAGGAACTGAGACATACAATCAATACCGTCTGCCTCGTGATTTTGATGAAATGCCATCTGCCCTGCCAATTGTTGCTGTGTTGGGGGGCTTCCTTTGTTGTTCCTATTTTTACAAGGAAACCGATTTTCTTATATGGCAGATGAAGGAATTAGGGAATGACAACTCTTGGActcaatttcttaaaataagTTATCAAAATCTTCAAATAAACCATGACTACTTTGGTGACGAAGAGTTTAATCATGAAAAGATAAAGTATCATTTTCAATTGGTGCCGCTGCTTCTTTCTGAGGATGCTGATACACTGGTATTTAAGAACAGCCAAGAATCCCATCCAATTCTCTATAATTGGAGAGAAAATAGAGTAGAGCAAACAAAGGTTACTACAAGTAGTACTATTATCAATGATAATGGAAGTAGCAATTCTACATTTTGGTGCTCGACCAAGGTTTACTTTGAAAgcttagtttcaattttttga
- the LOC11436480 gene encoding O-acyltransferase WSD1, which yields MEENFREELNEPVSPMGQCLDNTSLCLHILAFLEFQVPIHDLPIFSLVEDAFLYIPRFTSIMVHDGRGVKRWKQIEVKLEEHIIEPKFIDDGMSVDSNDKHFADYISKMAMEDLPRTRPLWQVHVIKYPTSNAAGTLVFKFHHAIGDGYNLMGVILSSLQRADDPSLRLSFPSLKSPRPKSISRFIMNKMSQYLSMPFTSVSEFGWSLLKSTLVEDDKTPIRSGVEAVEFRRTKLSNVTFSKDHIKEIKSNLGVTINDVITGIIFYGIRLYMQNIDYRSRAFSSTALVIANTRHIKDYQIVQDMLKTEKGAWGNHITYYHVSVPKLQDIPISNPLQFVRKAHTSIKRNKNSFANPLITKLLRMKNKLEGPEALAKHIHGTMRKSSLLISNVAGPIEQMAWANHPIGGFFFTLSGIPQSLVITVMSYMGMLRVTTTTEEEFIDEQKLTWYLNKAFDIIRHESIAKENIPKWNKFFKYVL from the exons ATGGAGGAGAATTTCAGAGAGGAGTTAAATGAACCAGTGAGTCCCATGGGACAATGCTTGGACAACACTTCTCTATGCTTGCATATTCTTGCATTCTTAGAATTTCAAGTTCCTATCCAtgacttgccaattttctctttggTTGAAGATGCTTTTCTTTACATCCCTCGCTTCACCTCTATAATG GTTCATGATGGAAGAGGAGTGAAAAGATGGAAACAAATTGAAGTGAAGTTGGAAGAACATATCATTGAACCCAAATTCATTGACGATGGCATGTCAGTTGATTCAAATGACAAGCATTTTGCTGACTACATATCAAAGATGGCGATGGAGGATTTACCACGGACAAGGCCATTATGGCAAGTCCATGTAATCAAATACCCCACAAGCAATGCTGCAGGAACCTTGGTGTTCAAATTTCACCATGCAATTGGAGATGGCTACAATCTCATGGGTGTCATTCTTTCGAGCCTTCAAAGAGCTGATGATCCTTCTCTCCGTTTGTCCTTTCCATCACTGAAGTCACCTAGACCAAAAAGTATCAGCAGATTCATTATGAATAAAATGTCTCAGTATCTCTCCATGCCTTTCACTTCTGTGTCAGAGTTTGGATGGAGTCTTCTGAAAAGTACATTAGTTGAAGATGATAAAACACCAATAAGGTCAGGAGTTGAAGCTGTTGAGTTTAGGCGAACCAAGTTGTCAAATGTCACATTTTCAAAGGATCATATCAAAGAAATTAAGTCTAATCTTGGAGTG ACTATAAATGATGTGATTACTGGAATAATCTTCTACGGGATTCGGCTTTACATGCAAAATATTGACTATAGATCAAGAGCTTTTAGTTCAACTGCATTGGTCATAGCAAACACAAGGCACATTAAAGATTACCAAATAGTGCAGGATATGTTAAAGACTGAAAAGGGTGCTTGGGGTAACCATATTACTTACTATCATGTGTCAGTACCGAAATTACAAGACATCCCAATTTCAAATCCTCTCCAATTTGTCAGGAAAGCACACACTTCAATCAAGAGGAATAAAAATTCTTTTGCTAATCCTTTGATTACCAAGCTTCTCCGAATGAAGAATAAGCTTGAAGGCCCTGAG GCTTTGGCTAAACATATCCATGGAACAATGAGAAAATCAAGCTTACTGATCTCAAATGTGGCTGGACCAATCGAGCAAATGGCTTGGGCAAATCATCCTATAGGAGGCTTCTTCTTTACGTTGTCCGGCATTCCTCAG AGTCTTGTCATTACAGTCATGAGCTATATGGGAATGTTAAGAGTGACCACTACAACAGAAGAAGAATTCATAGATGAGCAAAAGTTAACGTGGTACCTGAACAAAGCCTTTGACATAATACGTCACGAATCAATTGCTAAGGAGAATATTCCGAAatggaacaaattttttaagTATGTTCTGTAA